The window CGCGCAACGGGCACATGCGCGGGGCCCAGTGGCTCAACTTCGACCAGCGGCCCGACGTGAAATTCACGGCGACGCGGGTGAGCTCCCTGGGCGGCGACCGCTACCGCGTCGTGGGCACCCTCACCATGAACGGGGTGACCCGCCCCCTGACGACCGAGGCGACCGTGCGCTACACCCCCGCCAACGACACCACGAAGGCGGCGGGCCTGAAGGGCAACGTGCTCGCGGTGAGCACGCGCTTCAACATCAAGCTCAGCGACTTCGGGGTCAAGCACCGCCAGATCGACGCGGGCCGCGTGAGCAACGACCTCGCCCTCGCGGTGCAGTTCGTCGCCAGCGATCAGTAGGGCGCCCGTGCGTCTGGTCCGGTCCTCACGCCTGCCCCTGCTGCGCCGGGTGGCGGGGCTGCTCGCCCTGCTCTCGCTCGTGGCGCTGCTCCTGAGTTTCGCCGTGAGCGCCTTTCTCACCCGGGA of the Deinococcus planocerae genome contains:
- a CDS encoding YceI family protein, producing MNRTAQRLFTLAALSLPVAVAAPVKFEVATSSGNVNVVTVESETAVENFTGRTSKVRGTLTFDPQAKAGGGTVIIDGASIDTGIAARNGHMRGAQWLNFDQRPDVKFTATRVSSLGGDRYRVVGTLTMNGVTRPLTTEATVRYTPANDTTKAAGLKGNVLAVSTRFNIKLSDFGVKHRQIDAGRVSNDLALAVQFVASDQ